The proteins below are encoded in one region of Nitrospira sp. SG-bin1:
- a CDS encoding multidrug ABC transporter substrate-binding protein, which produces MSFFWLTLLSAFRILRRNPLRAGLTMLGIVIGIGAVVAMVSLGQGATASVQAEISSLGTNVLIIIPGATTVGGVRGGLGSVSTLTVDDAEDIEKKIPGVTTVMYGTRSVLQVIRENKNWSTIVFGTTPVFPDIRNWPIAQGNFFTQSDLDSSAKVVVLGKTVVQNLFEPGEEVVGSEVRIRNVPLRVIGVLASKGQSITGQDQDDFVVLPFSTAERKVTGTKFLGTVGIMLVAAETRHEIPAVVDDIKNLLRARHRLHSSEEDDFTVRTMEDIAKTMAGTSRTMMFMLMGIASISLVVGGIGIMNILLVSVTERTKEIGLRMAVGAKRMHILLQFLIEAIIMTAIGGALGVGFGVGSAQLLTRLIGWPTIINVPAVTAAFLFSLVVGVFFGLYPANKASKLNPIDALHYE; this is translated from the coding sequence ATGTCTTTTTTCTGGCTCACCCTCCTGTCCGCCTTTCGTATTCTCCGGCGCAATCCGCTTCGGGCCGGCTTGACGATGTTGGGGATCGTCATCGGGATCGGTGCGGTCGTCGCCATGGTGAGCCTCGGCCAAGGCGCCACGGCATCCGTGCAGGCGGAAATCTCCAGCCTCGGAACGAATGTCTTGATCATCATCCCGGGGGCCACCACGGTCGGAGGTGTACGCGGCGGACTCGGGTCCGTTTCGACATTGACCGTCGACGATGCCGAGGACATCGAGAAGAAAATCCCCGGTGTCACGACCGTGATGTACGGCACCCGGTCGGTCCTCCAAGTCATCCGGGAAAACAAGAATTGGAGCACGATCGTCTTCGGTACGACTCCCGTCTTTCCCGATATTCGGAACTGGCCCATCGCCCAAGGAAATTTCTTCACCCAGTCGGACCTCGATTCATCGGCCAAAGTCGTGGTCTTGGGAAAAACCGTCGTCCAGAATTTGTTCGAGCCGGGGGAGGAAGTCGTCGGAAGCGAGGTCCGCATCAGAAACGTCCCGCTGCGGGTCATCGGTGTCCTGGCCTCGAAGGGGCAATCGATCACGGGGCAGGATCAGGATGACTTCGTCGTGCTCCCTTTTTCGACCGCCGAGCGCAAAGTGACGGGCACGAAATTCTTGGGCACCGTCGGGATCATGCTGGTGGCCGCCGAAACACGGCATGAGATTCCGGCCGTGGTGGATGACATCAAGAACTTGTTGCGCGCCCGCCATCGGCTGCATTCGTCCGAGGAAGACGATTTTACCGTTCGCACGATGGAAGACATCGCCAAGACCATGGCCGGCACCAGCCGCACGATGATGTTCATGTTGATGGGCATCGCATCGATTTCCTTGGTGGTCGGCGGCATCGGCATCATGAACATCCTCTTGGTCTCGGTGACGGAACGGACCAAAGAAATCGGTCTGCGCATGGCGGTCGGCGCGAAACGGATGCATATTCTGCTGCAGTTCCTCATCGAAGCGATCATCATGACGGCCATCGGCGGGGCGTTGGGAGTCGGGTTCGGGGTGGGTAGCGCCCAGTTACTGACGCGACTCATCGGCTGGCCGACGATCATCAACGTGCCCGCCGTTACAGCGGCCTTCCTCTTTTCATTGGTCGTGGGCGTCTTTTTCGGTCTCTATCCGGCCAACAAGGCCTCGAAGCTGAACCCCATCGACGCGTTGCATTACGAATAA
- a CDS encoding ATPase, whose amino-acid sequence MVSSYSYDDIHRLSADEALRRLESAGGGLRTDDVQRRLTQYGRNILSEPNHFSLIRGLGRHFTHFLAVLLWIAAALAFVADRMQPGEGMATLGWAILGVILINAGFAFFQEYKAERAVQALHRLLPDKAWVKRGGQAVETARGDIVPGDVLILEEGERVPADARLIEAVGMRVDNAALTGESKPKRRTAEASQDGPWLDLPNLVFAGATILSGHGQAVVFATGMRSEFGKIADLTAAIDGRLSPLQKEIITVTRVVAAISLAMGVVFFAIGLWTGLGFWISAIFGIGIIVANVPEGLLPTVTLALAMSSQRMAKRNALVKHLPSVETLGCTTVICTDKTGTLTENRMKVDRFYADGLIVESRDGYFFSRGRMISTVEAERWRSLFDALSHCHNAKRVRKSDGRFSVLGDPTEVALYEFAVDHGLVHRPPLRRMGELPFDADRKRMTTLHWAEGRLVAFTKGAPESVLTQCAHIRIHDATQPMSAAERASILNQSRLFAEQAYRVLAVAAREVVHRPEHIEVETIETDLTFLGLVAMMDPPHREVPEAIRKCRRAGVRVVMVTGDHPLTALAVARKIGLLSDQGTEPSEFVPVIEGVQLDTMSEEALRRMLTPSRPDEPDPVFARMAPRHKMRIVSTLKEMGDVVAVTGDGVNDAPALKKADIGVAMGIAGTDVAKEIADIILLDDNFATIVSAIEEGRAVYDNIRKFSSYILASNVPEIVPFLGYGFAGMPLALTIPQVLAVDLGTDMIPALGLGTERPPADVMDLPPRPRSERLLHLPILLRAYLFLGLIEAGIAMGGFFLYLYSQGWTWSTHLDWSSPLYREATTVTFAGIVLAQVANVFACRSDRLSITRLGWLTNPLILWGIVTELAILTLITYTPVGNDLFGTSPLPLWIYGPLILGALLLLMAEEIRKAFMEKNTYNKQRPTGG is encoded by the coding sequence ATGGTCTCTTCCTATTCCTACGATGACATCCACCGGCTGTCGGCCGACGAGGCCCTACGACGGCTGGAGAGCGCGGGCGGCGGCCTCCGCACGGACGACGTGCAACGGCGGTTGACTCAATATGGACGAAATATCCTCAGTGAACCGAATCATTTCTCGCTGATTCGCGGACTCGGCCGCCATTTCACCCACTTTCTCGCGGTCCTGCTCTGGATCGCCGCCGCGCTTGCCTTTGTCGCCGACCGAATGCAACCAGGCGAAGGCATGGCGACACTGGGCTGGGCCATCCTCGGCGTCATCCTGATCAATGCCGGCTTTGCGTTCTTCCAGGAATACAAGGCGGAGCGCGCCGTCCAGGCTCTCCACCGTCTCTTGCCGGACAAGGCCTGGGTCAAACGGGGAGGCCAAGCGGTCGAGACGGCCCGCGGCGACATCGTGCCGGGCGACGTCCTGATCCTGGAGGAAGGGGAACGAGTTCCTGCCGATGCACGCCTCATCGAGGCCGTCGGAATGCGAGTCGATAACGCCGCGCTGACCGGCGAATCGAAACCGAAGCGGCGGACGGCCGAGGCTTCGCAGGACGGACCCTGGCTCGACCTGCCGAACCTGGTCTTCGCGGGAGCCACGATTCTGTCCGGACACGGACAGGCCGTCGTGTTCGCCACGGGCATGCGGTCGGAGTTCGGAAAGATCGCCGACCTCACCGCAGCGATCGACGGAAGACTCAGTCCGCTTCAAAAAGAGATCATCACGGTCACCCGTGTCGTCGCCGCGATTTCCCTGGCAATGGGAGTGGTGTTTTTCGCGATCGGTCTTTGGACGGGACTGGGCTTCTGGATCAGCGCCATCTTCGGCATCGGGATCATCGTGGCCAACGTGCCGGAGGGACTCCTGCCGACCGTCACGCTGGCCCTCGCCATGAGCAGCCAACGCATGGCCAAGCGCAACGCGTTGGTCAAACACCTGCCCTCCGTTGAAACCCTCGGATGCACCACCGTGATTTGCACGGATAAGACCGGCACGTTGACCGAGAATCGGATGAAGGTGGACCGCTTCTACGCCGATGGCCTCATCGTCGAATCACGAGACGGGTATTTCTTCTCGAGAGGTCGCATGATCAGCACGGTCGAGGCCGAGCGATGGCGATCCTTGTTCGATGCGCTTTCCCATTGCCATAACGCCAAGCGTGTCAGGAAATCTGATGGCCGTTTCTCGGTTCTCGGCGATCCCACGGAGGTCGCCCTCTATGAATTTGCCGTCGATCATGGACTGGTCCACCGACCTCCCCTGAGGCGCATGGGAGAACTCCCCTTTGATGCCGACAGAAAGCGAATGACCACTCTGCATTGGGCGGAAGGACGACTCGTGGCCTTCACGAAGGGCGCTCCCGAATCGGTCCTGACACAGTGCGCACACATTCGGATCCATGACGCAACCCAACCGATGAGCGCCGCCGAACGGGCGAGCATTCTGAACCAGAGTCGGCTCTTTGCGGAACAGGCCTATCGAGTCCTCGCGGTGGCCGCGCGGGAGGTCGTCCATCGGCCGGAGCACATCGAGGTGGAAACGATTGAGACCGATCTCACGTTTCTCGGGCTGGTAGCCATGATGGATCCGCCGCACCGAGAAGTACCCGAAGCCATCCGAAAATGTCGCAGAGCCGGCGTCCGTGTCGTCATGGTCACCGGCGACCATCCGCTCACGGCGTTGGCCGTCGCCCGGAAGATCGGTCTGCTATCGGATCAGGGCACCGAGCCATCGGAATTCGTGCCGGTCATCGAAGGAGTGCAGCTGGATACCATGAGCGAGGAAGCCCTCCGTCGGATGCTGACGCCCTCACGCCCCGACGAACCGGACCCGGTCTTCGCCCGCATGGCCCCCCGCCACAAGATGCGGATCGTGTCCACCCTGAAAGAGATGGGAGACGTGGTGGCGGTCACCGGCGACGGGGTGAACGACGCCCCCGCGCTCAAGAAAGCCGACATCGGGGTGGCGATGGGGATCGCCGGAACGGACGTGGCCAAAGAAATCGCCGACATCATCCTGCTCGACGACAACTTCGCGACGATCGTGAGCGCCATCGAAGAAGGGCGGGCCGTCTACGACAACATTCGGAAATTCTCTTCCTACATCCTTGCCAGCAACGTCCCGGAGATCGTCCCGTTTCTCGGCTATGGCTTCGCCGGAATGCCGCTGGCGCTGACGATTCCCCAAGTGCTGGCCGTCGACCTCGGAACCGACATGATTCCCGCCTTGGGTCTCGGCACCGAGCGGCCTCCGGCCGATGTCATGGACCTTCCGCCCCGGCCGAGGAGCGAGCGGCTTCTTCATCTTCCGATCTTGCTCCGGGCCTATTTGTTCCTTGGGCTCATTGAGGCGGGGATTGCGATGGGAGGATTCTTCCTCTATCTCTACAGTCAGGGCTGGACGTGGAGTACTCACCTGGATTGGTCTTCTCCGTTATATCGAGAGGCCACGACCGTGACCTTCGCCGGGATCGTCCTCGCCCAGGTCGCGAACGTGTTTGCCTGCCGCTCGGATCGGCTCTCCATCACACGACTCGGATGGCTCACCAATCCGCTGATTCTGTGGGGCATCGTCACTGAACTGGCCATTCTGACGCTCATCACCTATACGCCGGTCGGTAACGATCTCTTCGGAACCAGCCCTTTGCCCCTTTGGATTTACGGTCCGCTCATACTCGGGGCGCTGCTGCTGCTCATGGCCGAGGAAATTCGCAAGGCCTTCATGGAGAAGAACACGTACAACAAACAACGACCGACAGGTGGGTGA
- a CDS encoding cysteine hydrolase, whose product MSLLDSLVPARTALLVIDMQRDFVLPEGYAAQAGLDIAPLAATIRPIEKLLAVARTAGLLIVHTREGHVPDLSDCPPYKLQRSRKAGAEIGSKGPLGRLLVRGEVGHDFVSALRPREEDIIIDKPGYGAFAHTGLQQVLAKRAIETLVLTGVTTEVCVSSTLRTAIDLGYRCITVRDACASSNPVLHEAALAMIGVEGGIFGEIATTAEVVERLAR is encoded by the coding sequence ATGAGCCTCCTCGATTCTTTGGTCCCAGCCCGCACGGCTTTGCTGGTGATCGACATGCAGCGGGACTTTGTCCTTCCGGAGGGCTATGCGGCGCAGGCAGGACTCGACATCGCGCCGCTGGCGGCGACGATCCGTCCAATCGAAAAGCTGCTGGCCGTGGCGCGAACAGCCGGACTCCTGATCGTGCATACCCGCGAAGGTCATGTTCCGGACCTGTCCGATTGTCCACCGTACAAACTACAACGCAGTCGCAAAGCCGGTGCGGAAATCGGCTCAAAAGGTCCGCTCGGTCGTCTGTTGGTGCGAGGCGAAGTCGGGCACGATTTCGTGTCGGCCTTGCGTCCCCGGGAGGAGGACATCATCATCGACAAGCCGGGCTATGGCGCATTCGCTCACACCGGATTGCAACAAGTGCTGGCGAAGCGCGCCATTGAAACACTCGTCTTGACGGGCGTCACCACCGAGGTGTGCGTGAGCTCGACGTTGCGGACAGCCATCGATCTCGGGTACCGTTGTATCACGGTGCGTGATGCCTGCGCGTCGAGCAATCCCGTCTTGCACGAAGCGGCCTTGGCCATGATCGGCGTGGAAGGCGGCATTTTCGGAGAAATCGCCACCACCGCCGAAGTCGTGGAGCGGCTTGCACGATGA
- a CDS encoding transcriptional regulator has translation MVASALSTKKAVALFHALSDETRLALLERLKDGEQCVCELMDAMKAAQSRLSFHLKVLKDAGLVEDRREGRWMYYSLSGQALEELDDLVDSLKKAARSAGSSRRCC, from the coding sequence ATGGTTGCCAGTGCTCTTTCCACCAAGAAAGCCGTGGCGCTGTTTCATGCCCTGTCGGATGAGACACGCTTGGCGTTGCTGGAACGATTGAAAGATGGAGAACAATGCGTCTGCGAGCTGATGGACGCGATGAAAGCCGCGCAGTCGCGGCTGTCGTTTCACCTCAAAGTGCTCAAGGACGCGGGACTGGTCGAGGATCGACGTGAGGGACGCTGGATGTATTACTCGCTCAGTGGTCAGGCCCTTGAGGAGCTGGATGACTTGGTGGATTCGCTCAAGAAAGCGGCACGATCGGCTGGTTCATCACGACGCTGCTGCTGA
- a CDS encoding arsenite S-adenosylmethyltransferase has protein sequence MMSDAQTLKEEIKTRYGQAALQAQRQERRSCCGTGTVLEAGKLDPITSHLYADQETAALPEDAVRASLGCGNPTALAQITPGETVLDLGSGGGIDVLLSARRVGPTGKVYGLDMTDEMLAIARANQAKAGVSNVEFLKGDIEHIPLPDHSVDLIISNCVINLSPDKDQVLAEAFRVLKPGGRLAVSDIVVRGEIPRDIQRNIELWAGCIAGALEEQQYIAKLERAGFERVSIEPTRVYTAADARDLFEGTDLDLNVVAPAVDGKFISGFVRATKPEAGPAACCSASCCP, from the coding sequence ATCATGAGTGACGCACAGACGCTCAAAGAGGAGATCAAGACCAGATACGGGCAAGCCGCGTTGCAGGCCCAACGCCAGGAGCGGCGGTCGTGCTGTGGGACGGGAACTGTTTTGGAAGCCGGCAAGCTCGACCCTATCACCTCTCATCTTTACGCGGACCAAGAGACCGCTGCGCTTCCCGAGGACGCGGTACGGGCCTCGCTCGGTTGCGGCAATCCCACGGCGTTGGCGCAGATCACGCCGGGGGAAACGGTCTTGGATTTAGGATCGGGTGGTGGGATCGACGTGTTGCTCTCCGCGCGACGAGTGGGGCCGACCGGGAAGGTGTATGGCCTGGACATGACCGACGAAATGCTGGCGATCGCTCGGGCCAATCAGGCCAAGGCCGGGGTGTCGAATGTGGAATTCCTGAAGGGCGACATCGAGCATATTCCCTTGCCCGACCATTCCGTCGATCTCATCATTTCCAACTGCGTGATCAATCTGTCACCGGACAAAGACCAGGTGCTGGCCGAAGCCTTCCGTGTCCTGAAGCCGGGAGGGAGGCTGGCGGTGTCGGATATCGTGGTGCGAGGGGAAATTCCTCGAGACATCCAGCGCAACATCGAACTCTGGGCCGGCTGTATCGCCGGCGCGTTGGAGGAGCAGCAGTACATCGCGAAGCTCGAACGAGCGGGATTCGAACGAGTCTCGATCGAGCCGACCCGAGTGTATACGGCCGCTGATGCGCGTGATTTGTTCGAGGGAACCGATCTCGACCTCAACGTCGTCGCGCCGGCCGTCGATGGCAAGTTCATCAGCGGGTTCGTACGGGCGACGAAACCGGAAGCGGGTCCGGCGGCCTGCTGCTCGGCGAGCTGTTGCCCATGA
- a CDS encoding protein-tyrosine-phosphatase, whose protein sequence is MKQRVLFLCTGNSARSQMAEGLLRHLAGDRYDVSSAGTHPVGLNAGAVTAMQELGIDISAQRSKRMDEFVDQAFDYVITVCDRAKESCPRWPDTGRLVHWSFEDPAAVVEPAEERRKAFRTVRDHIRTHIEGFFSIGR, encoded by the coding sequence ATGAAACAGCGCGTGTTGTTCCTCTGTACGGGGAATTCGGCTCGCAGCCAGATGGCGGAAGGCCTGCTGCGTCATCTGGCCGGAGATCGATATGACGTCTCGAGTGCCGGAACGCATCCCGTCGGGCTCAATGCCGGCGCGGTGACGGCCATGCAGGAGCTGGGCATCGATATTTCCGCACAGCGGTCAAAGCGCATGGACGAATTTGTGGACCAGGCGTTCGACTATGTCATTACCGTGTGCGATCGTGCCAAGGAGTCTTGTCCTCGTTGGCCCGACACGGGACGGCTCGTCCATTGGAGTTTCGAGGACCCTGCTGCCGTAGTGGAACCGGCTGAAGAACGGCGCAAGGCCTTTCGGACGGTACGGGATCACATCAGAACGCACATCGAAGGATTCTTTTCGATCGGCCGTTAG
- a CDS encoding cytochrome-c peroxidase: protein MSSFIELSIRYRILVVAVAALLVAGGVYSFRTIAIDAFPDVTTVLVQVVTEVPGLSPVEIERFVTFPLELQLTGAPGLTDIRSFSKVGLSMITVVFRDDIDIYLARQVVLERVLEVQKSLPAGAVSELVPNSTGLGEVYQFYLEGPHDDDPGFVMTEEELMERRTLEDWVVRPLLKGQPDVVDVNSMGGFVKWYQVMVDPGLLRKYNLALHEVFKAVADNNANAGGNILEKGPEKYIVRGIGLIKTLGDIENIVVKEAHGTPVYVRDVAEVRIGHAVRHGAAVLNGKREVVVGIVLMLRGGNARDVVQSVKDKVEEIHAKKLLPHGLRIVPFYDRIELIVMALNTVYKALLEGIVLVIVVLFLFLGDVRSSLIVTATLIVAPLSTFIAMRQGGMTANLMSLGGLVIAIGMMVDGSVVVVENVYRHLAERASSAEPRAAVVLHAVKEVAQPVVFGILIIMLVFLPILSLQGMEGKMFKPLAYTIIIVLSLSLVLSLSLSPALCTLMLKQAREHDTWILRSAKRFYRPALGWAMAHRLIVVGGAVLLLIGSLALFPLLGGEFIPILNEVALTPQIIRLPSISLEESIKIEKDVHRAILEFPEVRMVVSKIGRSELGNDPQEPNASDPVVLLKPMDEWTTADTKPELDDAIRRRIERVPGANFLLSQPIQQRVDELLSGVRSEATVKVIGDDLETLRAIAEGIRSVMSGVDGVKDIRIEQLFGQTYLSIDIDRGKIARHGINVAHIREIISTAIGAEAATRVYEGQKRFDLTLRYPEQFRNSVETIGNILLTTTSGALIPLGEVANIELRQGPALISREGLNRRIYVGFNTFGRDIESIVKEAQGRIQREVRVPTGYHLVWGGSFENMERAMARLKIIVPITIGLIFLLLYASFNSVRYAALIILNLPFALIGGIVALWLTGEYLSVPASVGFINLFGVAVLNGIVLVSYINQLRAEGLPMDDAIVRGCLLRLRPVLMTALVAMLGVIPLALSQGVGSEVQRPLAVVVIGGLVSSTALTLIVLPTLYTLFSPASPESEKNQ from the coding sequence ATGTCGTCATTCATTGAACTCTCGATCCGATACCGCATCCTCGTCGTCGCCGTGGCGGCTCTGCTCGTGGCCGGAGGGGTGTACTCCTTCCGCACGATCGCGATCGATGCCTTTCCCGACGTGACGACGGTGTTGGTGCAAGTGGTCACGGAGGTTCCCGGACTCTCGCCCGTCGAGATCGAACGGTTCGTGACGTTTCCGCTGGAGCTGCAATTGACCGGCGCGCCGGGCTTGACCGATATCCGCTCGTTTTCGAAGGTGGGTTTGTCGATGATCACCGTGGTGTTCCGCGACGACATCGACATCTATCTCGCGCGGCAGGTCGTGTTGGAGCGGGTGTTGGAGGTGCAAAAAAGTCTGCCGGCCGGCGCCGTGTCGGAACTGGTGCCGAACTCGACCGGATTGGGAGAGGTGTATCAATTCTACCTGGAAGGCCCGCACGACGACGATCCCGGCTTCGTGATGACGGAGGAAGAGCTCATGGAGCGGCGCACCCTGGAAGACTGGGTCGTTCGCCCGTTGCTCAAGGGTCAACCGGACGTGGTCGACGTCAACTCGATGGGGGGGTTCGTGAAATGGTACCAAGTCATGGTGGACCCCGGCTTGCTCCGCAAGTACAACCTGGCGCTGCACGAGGTGTTCAAGGCGGTCGCCGACAACAACGCCAACGCCGGCGGCAATATCCTGGAGAAGGGGCCGGAGAAATACATCGTCCGCGGCATCGGTCTGATCAAGACGCTGGGCGACATTGAAAACATCGTCGTCAAGGAAGCCCATGGGACCCCCGTGTATGTGCGAGACGTGGCGGAGGTCCGGATCGGCCATGCGGTTCGCCATGGGGCTGCGGTGCTCAACGGCAAGCGCGAAGTCGTCGTCGGGATCGTGCTGATGCTTCGGGGAGGCAACGCCAGGGACGTGGTGCAGTCGGTCAAGGACAAGGTGGAGGAGATCCATGCCAAGAAACTCCTGCCCCATGGCCTTCGCATCGTCCCGTTCTACGATCGGATCGAGTTGATCGTCATGGCGCTGAACACGGTCTACAAGGCGCTTCTGGAGGGCATCGTCCTGGTGATCGTCGTGCTCTTTCTGTTTCTCGGCGACGTGCGCAGTTCGTTGATCGTCACGGCGACGCTCATCGTGGCGCCGCTCTCGACGTTTATCGCGATGCGACAAGGCGGCATGACGGCCAATCTCATGTCGCTCGGCGGTCTCGTCATCGCCATCGGAATGATGGTGGACGGCTCGGTCGTGGTGGTGGAGAACGTCTACCGGCATCTCGCCGAGCGGGCGTCGTCCGCCGAGCCGCGCGCCGCCGTCGTGCTCCATGCCGTGAAGGAAGTGGCTCAACCGGTGGTGTTCGGCATCCTGATCATCATGCTGGTCTTCCTGCCCATCCTGTCGCTCCAGGGCATGGAAGGGAAAATGTTCAAGCCGTTGGCCTACACCATCATCATCGTGTTGTCGTTGTCGCTGGTCTTGTCGCTCAGCCTTTCGCCGGCCCTCTGCACGCTGATGTTGAAGCAGGCCAGGGAGCACGATACCTGGATCCTCCGCTCGGCCAAGCGCTTCTATCGTCCCGCCCTGGGTTGGGCCATGGCGCACCGCTTGATCGTGGTCGGCGGGGCCGTCCTCCTGTTGATAGGAAGCCTTGCACTCTTTCCACTTCTCGGCGGCGAGTTCATCCCCATCTTGAACGAAGTCGCCCTCACGCCTCAAATCATTCGTTTGCCCAGCATTTCACTGGAGGAATCAATCAAGATCGAAAAGGACGTGCACCGGGCGATCCTGGAATTCCCGGAAGTCCGGATGGTGGTCTCGAAGATCGGCCGTTCGGAATTGGGCAATGATCCCCAGGAGCCGAACGCCAGCGACCCGGTCGTGTTGCTGAAGCCGATGGACGAATGGACGACCGCGGACACCAAGCCGGAACTGGACGACGCCATCCGGCGACGCATTGAACGTGTGCCCGGAGCCAACTTCCTCCTCAGCCAGCCGATTCAGCAACGGGTGGACGAGCTCTTGTCCGGCGTGCGCTCGGAGGCGACCGTCAAAGTCATCGGAGATGATCTGGAGACGTTACGCGCCATCGCCGAAGGGATCCGATCGGTCATGAGCGGCGTCGACGGAGTCAAGGACATCCGCATCGAACAACTCTTCGGCCAAACGTACCTGTCGATCGACATCGATCGCGGGAAAATCGCCCGCCACGGCATCAACGTCGCGCATATCCGCGAGATCATCTCGACCGCCATCGGAGCCGAAGCCGCCACGCGGGTGTACGAGGGGCAAAAACGCTTCGATTTGACCCTCCGCTATCCGGAACAGTTCCGGAACAGTGTCGAAACGATCGGCAATATTCTCCTGACGACGACATCGGGCGCGCTCATTCCATTGGGAGAAGTGGCGAACATCGAACTGCGGCAAGGACCCGCTCTCATCAGCCGGGAAGGACTCAACCGCCGGATCTACGTCGGCTTCAACACGTTCGGCCGCGATATCGAAAGCATCGTCAAGGAAGCCCAGGGTCGGATTCAGCGGGAAGTTCGGGTGCCGACTGGCTATCACCTCGTGTGGGGAGGCTCCTTCGAAAACATGGAGCGGGCGATGGCGAGGCTCAAGATCATCGTGCCGATTACCATCGGCTTGATCTTCCTTTTGCTGTACGCCTCCTTCAATTCCGTCCGTTATGCCGCCTTGATCATCCTGAATCTTCCGTTCGCCCTCATCGGCGGCATCGTGGCGCTGTGGCTGACCGGTGAATACCTCAGTGTGCCGGCGTCCGTCGGCTTCATCAATCTCTTCGGTGTGGCGGTCCTCAACGGCATCGTTCTCGTGTCCTATATCAATCAACTGCGCGCCGAAGGCCTGCCGATGGACGACGCCATCGTCCGGGGCTGTCTGCTGCGTCTAAGGCCGGTATTGATGACGGCGTTGGTTGCCATGTTGGGGGTGATTCCGTTGGCCCTTTCGCAGGGGGTCGGCTCGGAAGTCCAACGACCGTTGGCGGTCGTCGTCATCGGAGGCTTGGTGAGTTCGACGGCATTGACACTGATCGTCCTGCCGACGTTGTACACTCTCTTTTCGCCGGCTTCGCCAGAATCAGAAAAGAACCAGTGA